The Bacteroidia bacterium genomic interval AATTTCTCTTGAAGCGGCTAGCGCTTTCCCGGTTGAATTTCTCTCCTTCAATGCAAAAACAAATGTACAGAATGGAGTAGACCTCTTTTGGGAAACTGCCTCCGAACTCAATAATGCAGGTTTCCAGGTACAGTACAGTACCGATGGAAACAACTATACAAATGCAGCTTTTGTAGAAGGAGTCGGCAACAGCCAGAACATCGAAAGCTATCAATTTTCTCTCCCGCAAATGGAAGCCGGAAGCTACATCTTCCGTCTCAAGCAGATCGACATCGACGGTGCTTTTGCCTACAGCCAAAGCGTAGAAGTTGCTGTCGAAGAGCCGGGATCTTTTACACTGGGTCAGGTGTATCCTAATCCCGCTACATCATATGCTTCTGTAGAACTAAAGATCAACCAGACTCAGAAGATCAGCGCGCAACTGCTTGATTTGCAGGGAAGAGTGATTGATACTCCTTTCGAAGGAACTATCAGAGAAAACACCCTGCTAAACATCGAACTCGATATCGAGAATCAGCCGGCTGGACTCTATCTCCTCAGAATCAAAGGAACAAAAGGATCAATCACCCAGAAGTTCTTTAAGAAATAGAACCGCCACAGTATCTAAAGATTTGCACGAATTATTTTCCTAAAATTTTGTCTGATGGACCGCTACCAATGGTAGCGGTTCTTTCTTTTATGCCTCCGCCAAACCAAAGTTTTCAACATAATTTAGACGAATCAATTTTTTATTCCCTTGAACTTCGGAGCAAAAATCACGTTATTTATCCCAGATTTTACCCAAGGGCTACGCTGCTGATAGATTCTCAAGAATTTAAATAAGTCATTGATGAAAAAGCAGTATTCCAAATCCAAAAACACCTGCAAGGTGACCTTTTCCCTACCTGCAGAAGCCACATCGGGTGCAAGTTCTGTAACCCTTTTAGGCGACTTCAATGAGTGGAAAGAAGAAGCAGGGATTCCCCTAAAACCCCAAAAGGACGGCTCCTATAGGACACAGGTAGAGCTTTCTAATGGCCAGAAATACGAATTTCGTTATCTGGTAGATGGATATCGCTGGGAAAACGACTACGCCGCTGATAAATATGTTCCTTCTCCCTATCCAGGTATTGACAATTGCGTGGTGGAGATTGAAAATCATATTCCTAAAGCGGCAAGTAAAAGCAAAAGTAAAAAAGATGATCTTCGCAAGATTGAAGGCATCGGTCCCAAGATTGCAGGACTTCTAAAAGAAGAAGGAGTTTCTAGCTTCAAAGACCTCGCATCTACTTCCGTGGAAAAACTGAAAGAAGTTTTGGTAAAAGCCGGCCCCAGGTTCAAAATGCATTCTCCCCTTACCTGGCCGCAGCAAGCACAATTGGCTGCTGATGGAAAATGGGAGGAACTTAAGAAGTTGCAAGACGAACTTGTAGGAGGTAGGTAGAGAGATGTTCTTGTATTTTTGTGTTCTGGTAATTGTTTGGGATTATGCAGAGACCTCAACTCCAACACCTTTTTTTGCAGGAAGTAAGAACAAGGAACAAGGATTGGAGAAATGAGAAGTCTTATTTAACCCTAACAGGCAAACACCCTAAAACACGAATACCTCTTTCATTCTTACCGTATTCCCCACTACCTTTACCGCCTACATGGATCACGTAGCGGTCAACACCCGATTATTGCTCCCCGGAAAGCTAGAAGGCATCAGTAGATTTGCTTTCGAGCTCTTAAGCCGTGTGGTAACATCTCATCCGGATACGCAATTCAGTTTTCTATTCGATCGGCCTTTTGATCCTGCTTATGTATTTGGGGAAAATGTACATCCCTATGTGATCCCTCCTCAGGCCAGACATCCCTTGCTTTGGTACAGCTGGTTTCATCTGATGGTGCCACGAAAATTGAACATGCTAAAGCCGGATGTTTTCTTTTCTCCCGAATTTTACCTGACTTCCCATAAAGAAATTCCGCAGGTTTCGACCATTCACGACCTGGCCTACGAACATCATCCTGAGGATATAGGCAAACTGGCGGCTCGCTATTGCCGGCATTATTCTCCCAAATATGCTGCTGCCGCAAAAAAAATCATTACTGTATCAGCATTCAGCAAGCAGGACATCGTAAATACGTATGGAACGAAAGCTGATAAGATTGAAGTGGTTTACAATGCAGCGGGCAAGCAATTTAAGCCTTTGAGGGAAGAAGAAAAGGCAAAGGTTCGGGAAAAATTCAGCCAGGGAAAACCATTTTTTCATTTTGTAGGCACCATTCAGCCCCGCAAAAACCTGGAGAATCTGCTCCGAGCTTTCGATCAATTCAAAAGCCAACACGAGAATCCTTGTCAACTTTTATTAGTGGGGCGAAAGGGATGGAAATATGAGGGAGCCCTAAAGGCATTCGAAAGCATGCGGAACAAAGATGCTGTTCATTTCACAGGCTTTGTTTCTGATGAGGAGTTGAATCAAATCTATGCAGCTTCAGAAGCCCTGGCCTATGTTCCCTATTTCGAAGGCTTTGGCATTCCTCTGGTTGAAGCCATGCAAAGTGAAACGGCTATTATTTCCAGCAACGTCAGCTCTTTGCCAGAGGTCGCCGGGGAAGCAGCCCTTATGGTAGACCCCAGAGATCCTGCAGCAATTGCAGATGCTTTACAAAAGCTTTGGCAGGATAAAGTCTTCAAAAGTCAATTGATTGCGAAAGGGCAAAGGCAGGTTCAGCAATTTAATTGGGAGCAAAGTGCCCAAAAGCTTTGGGAAGTTTTGCTTTCTGCAAGCAGAAGCTAGCAATGTTTGCTGGCAGACATACCACAAAAATTTCTCCTATCAATTTTACCCTATATTCGAAATCCTTATTTTACAGTTTCACAGGTAAAATAAAGCATTCCCAATGAACGAATCATCCGTACGCTATACAGAGCAGGGCGCCATTGCGACCCTCACCCTCAATCGCCCGGCACAGTACAATGCCCTCAATATGGAGCTATTGGAAAATCTGGGACAGCATCTTGATCAGATCGCTAAAAGAGAGGATATCCGGGTTGTCATCCTGGCAGCAGAGGGCAAAGCCTTTTGTCCGGGCCATGACCTCAAAGAGATGAGAGGCGACAGAAGCCAGAAATATGGAGATGCCCTTTTTGGGAAATGCAGTGAAGTAATGCTGAAGATTCACAAATTGCCTCAAGCAGTCATTGCACAGGTGCAGGGAGTAGCAACGGCTGCTGGCTGTCAATTGGTAGGGACTTGCGATCTGGCTGTTGCGGCTGAACATGCAAGGTTTGCGACTTCAGGGATCAATATGGGGCTGTTTTGTTCTACCCCTGCCGTAGCTTTGAGCAGAAATGTGGGAAGAAAGAAGTCTATGGAAATGTTATTGACAGGGGAATTCCTGACTGCGAAAGAAGCGCAGGCAGAAGGACTGGTCAATCGTGTGGTTCCCGCTGATGAACTGGAGGAAGCCACCCTTGCATTGGCACAAAACATTGCAGCAAAATCCCCAGCCTCTGTTCGAATTGGAAAAGAGATGTTTTACAAACAACTCAATATGGGCCTTGAAGATGCCTATGCCTATGCAAGTGAACGGATTGTTTGTAATATGATGGAGGATGATGTAGAAGAAGGATTAAATGCTTTCGTGGAAAAGCGGAAGCCCGAATGGGGAAAGAAAAAAGTACAATAAGCAGGAAGAAGATTTTATATGTCTGAAAGAAGAAAATTTGGCTTTGAAACGAGGATGCTCCATGCCGGGCACATCCCCGACGCAGTTACAGGAGCAAGAGCAGTACCTATTTATCAAACGACTTCTTACGTCTTTGATGATGCTGATAAAGCCGCTCAATTATTTGAGCTAAAACAATACGGCAACATCTACACCCGAATCAATAATCCGACTACCGCTGTATTTGAGGAAAGGGTAGCTTCTCTTGAAAATGGAACCGGAGCCCTGGCTACGGCTTCCGGCATGGCCGCTCAGTTTGCGACTTTGATGACCTTGCTTAATCCGGGGGATGAGGTAGTAGCTTCTTCGCATTTGTATGGCGGTACCATGACTCAGTTTGTCCATACCCTGCAAAAACTCAATGTCAAGGTACACTTCGTAGATCCGACAAAGATGGAGGAATGGGAAAAAGCCATCACTCCTCAAACTCGAATGTTGTATGGAGAAACTATTGGAAATCCGCAGGGAAGTATCCTGGATATTGAGAGGATCTCGGCTTTGGCCAAACAGAAAAAAATACCCCTCGTTATAGACAATACCTTTGCATCCCCTTATCTCTGTCAACCCTTGGAGCATGGAGCGGATATTGTCGTTCATTCAGCCACCAAATTTATCGGCGGACATGGAAGTTCGATAGGTGGTGTGATCGTAGATTCGGGGAAATTTGATTTCAGCAATTACCCTAGTATAGCCGATCCAACTCCCGCCTATCACGATCTCAAATTTTATGAGACATTTGGGCACTATGGCTTTTTGATGAAAGCGCGTACGGTAACGCTTAGGGACACGGGAGCATGTATTTCTCCTTTCAATGCTTTCATGTTGATTCAAGGCCTGGAGACGCTTTCGATTCGTATGGATCGTCATGTTCAAAATGCCCTTGCAATTGCTCAATTCCTCCAAAATCACAAAGAGGTAGCCTGGGTAAAATATGCGGGATTGAAAGATAGTCCCTACCATGAGCTCTCAAAGAAGTATACTCCCAAAGGGCCAGGAGCGGTCTTTTCTTTTGGATTAAAAGCAGGCAAAGGAGATGTACGGCAAAAGGGAAAAGATTTTATTGAAAATTTGAATCTCTTTTCTCATTTGGCCAATGTGGGAGATGCCAGAAGTCTGGTTATTCATCCGGCCTCAACTACGCATCAACAGCTTTCAGACGACGAACTGAAAGCTGCAGGCATCAGTCCTGAACTTATTCGTTTTTCTGTAGGATTAGAAACTTTAGAAGATTTATTATGGGATCTGGAACAGTCCTTTCATGCGATATCTCGATGAATACCAAGCTCAATGCAGAAGAGCGAGCTTTGTATCAAAACCCTAATGAAATCCGACAATTACTCGGAACTGCACATACCATAGCCATGGTAGGTTTATCGGATAAACCCGAAAGGCCCAGCAATTTTGTTGCTTCCTATCTCCTTTCAGAAGGCTACAAAGTGATTCCGGTCAATCCGAGAAAAGAGGAAATTCTTGGTCAAAAGTCTTATCCTGATCTTAAGAGCATTCCGGAGAAAGTGGATATGGTAGATATCTTTCGGGCAGCTCCTTTTTGTGGGCCGATAGTTGAGGAGGCGATAGAGATTGGGGCGAAAGCTGTTTGGCTGCAGTTAGGCATTCTGAATAGGGATGCAGCGGCAGCAGCAAAAGCGGCGGGCCTGATCAGTATTATGGATCGCTGTGTCAAAATGGAGCATGGCCGTTATAATGGCAGCCTGCATTGGGTGGGAATGAATACAGAAATCATTTCTGCAAAAAAAGCAAAGAGATTCTTTTAGGCTGTTGAATTAAGCAAGACCTGGATTCTTTCTGTATGTTTTTGGTAGGCGCTTTTAAAATATTTTTGAAGCTTCTCTTCCATTTGAATTTCTCGTAGATTCATTTCCTCCAGTACACTGAAGGCTTCATATTCGTAGGTTTTCCCCTCTCGTTTGGCCTTCGCTTTTTTCCGACGAAATAAGGCCAATTGACCTTTCAGTCGTTGAATTTCCTCTTCATGAGATTGCTTGAAAGCCCGGTAGTCTCCCTGCAAGTGGCTGATCAGTTTCCCTGCCAGTGGAAGATTCTTCCATCTATTTTGCAAGGCTTCTAGCATCCGGGGAACAGGATCAGGCCGAAATTTATGCAATATCTTCTTCAACTCTTCCTTCTTTCGCCCCCAACGCCCTATATCAAAACTATAGGTTACATTCAGTCTTCCTAAAGGCTCCGGATGACCTGAATGATCAAATTTCCGCTTCAAACGAAGAAGTACCTCCAGCAAACCTACTTTCGTTGACTTCTGAATATTTTTGGCTTCCTCTGAAAGGTGTTTTGCCCGGCTCAACTTTTCCATGATATCAAGAACTTCTTTTTTCAGAAAGGCCCGATCTGATTCCGGAAAGCTTTTAAAGCCTTTAACCATGAAAACCTCATTTTCAAGGATTTCCCATTTTTCAGCATAATAGGCAAAACGTTTTTTATACAGTTTCTCTAAACGGGCTGCATTACCCATAAACTTATTTGCCTCAGGTATGAGTCGCTTGATGTTGGCAAACTGATTTTCCAGAAAAATGAGCGAGGAAGTACCAAGTAGTAAGGTCGTGCTATGCATAATACCTCATCTTACGGCAGATTTAATGTGGAGTTATCTCCCCCCAAGTTCTTAGTTATTTCGAAATTTTCAGCCAAGCCCTTATTTATTCGCTAACAAACTGGCACATTTGTTGAAGATTTTTATATCTTGAACAATTCGTCGATTTATTTCTTACAGCCTAAAACTCCCTTCCCGTCAGCAAAAGAGCTGGACAGGTCTATCTCTTTTAGAACTTAGACATCATGGAGGATTCCTCATTTAACAAAGTACTTCAAAGAGCTATTGAAAGTTCCAAGACCGGAGTAGTCATTGCAGATTATCAATTGCCGGATATTCCTTTGATCTATATCAATCCCATTTTTGAAGAAATGACGGGCTATACGGTTGAAGAGTGTCTGGGAAAGAATTGTAGATTTCTTCAGGGTCCGGATACTGATCCGGAACAAGTCACTATCATTCGTGAAGCTATTAAAAATGGAAAGGAGTGTAAGGTCCGTCTCCTGAATTACCGAAAAGACGGTACAAGCTTTTGGAACGAACTCAGCCTTTCCCCTGTTTTTGATGAAGCAGGAATACTTACTCACTATATCGGCATACAGGATGATATAAGTAAGGAGATCGAAAATGAGGAAAAACTAAAAACTGCGAGAGCAGCTGCAGAATCGGCGAGCAAACTTAAAACAGAATTCCTGAATATCATTAGTCACGAACTACGCACTCCTCTAACCGTCATGTTGGGAAATCTTCCCTTGTTAAAGGACCCTGAGCAAATGCCGGACAATGAAGAGGTGGCTGAAATTGCAAGTGATATTGAAGAATCGGGCCTTCACCTCCTCGAACTCATCAATGAATTGCTGGATATATCTCGCATAGAGGAAGGCAGAATGAAACTCGATAGACAAAACCTTTCTGTGAAAGATTGTCTGGAAGATGCCTTGCATCAGGTCCATCATTTAGCCGATCATAAAGGACTGGAAATAAAAATCAATGAGCAGGCTGATTTTATCTTCTTTGCTGATCAGATGCGGGTAAAACAAATCCTGATCAACCTTCTGGGAAATGCGATAAAATTTACAGATGAAGGTTTTATAGAAATTACCACGGATGTAAATGAGCAAATGGGATTGATAAGCATCCGGGATACAGGATGTGGAATTGAGGAAAAATTTCTCCCTCATGTTTTTGATGTCTTCAGGAGAGCAGATGGTACGGTAACTCGGGCTAGAAGTGGATCTGGCTTAGGACTGGCAATTACAAAGAAATTGGTAAATATTCAGGAGGGTAGAATAGAGGCGGAAAGTACATTTGGACAAGGAAGCACCTTCAGCATTTTCTTTCCTATTATTTCTTAAGGCATAAGGCAATGGAAAAACGAATCCTAATCATAGATGATGACAAAAAGGTAGCCCGTATGCTTTACCGCCGAATAAAGCGCATGGGAATTGAGCCGGTTCTAGTAAACACAGGCAAAGAAGGCCTGGAGAAAAGCATCGAGCTTGAGCCAGAACTCATTCTGCTAGACATTCGCATGCCGGGTATGGATGGCTATACAGTTGCAAAAAAGCTACGAGAAAGAGGTTATCCCGGAATCATAGTTGCCTGTTCAGCATCTATAGGAGCAAAAGAAACACAACTGACTACCGAAGCGGGCTGCGATGATTTTATTGCAAAACCCATAGATGAACATTTTGAAAATAAGATCTTAACCCTGATTAGTTAAAAGACATGGCCCACATCCTATTTGTTGATGATAATCCACGAATTCTTGAAATGCTTAGAAGGCGTTTTGAGAAAATGGATCATCAGGTTTCCAGTGCGAATAATGCCGAAATAGCTGAAAATATTTTAAAAAAGGAGCTAATAGATATCATTTGCCTGGACTATATGATGCCGGACCAAAGCGGCTTTGATTTTATTCAAGACTTCCATCAAAAGGATCGAATTCCGGTAATCATGATGACCGCCCACTCATCCATGAATCTAGCTATAGAATTCATGAAGGCGGGGGGAGCAGATTTTATAGAAAAGCCGATTGATGTAGAAGTTTTGCATATCAAAATAAACCGAGCCCTGCATAGCTTCCAACAAATCCGGGATGCCCAGGATGCCCGAGATCATTCTGAACAAGAACTCCGAAAAAGCAACCAAAAACTCCAAAAGAGACATAAGGAATTGGAGAATTTGTATGAAGAGTTGGACCAATTCACCTCTTCCGTATCTCACGAACTGAGAGGCCCACTAAGACAAATCGGTATGCTTTCACAGCTCCTGGAAAAAAAGGGAGCAAAGTGTCTCGATAACAATGAGAAAGTGATGTTGGGCAGTATTAAAGATTCTGCGATCCGTCTTACCCATCTGGTTAACGAATTATTGAGTTTTTCCAAGATGTCTCAGGACGATATGCAGGTTAAAGAGATCAATACCCTCGAGATGGTTCGTACGGTTGTAAATGAAGTCCTTGAGGCACATCCTGAGCAGAAACATGAAGTCGAAATAGGGGAATTACCCTTAATAGAAGCGGATCCCGTACTCATACGGCAGGTATTCATCAACCTTATCGACAACGCCCTCAAATACTCCAGTAAAAAAGACTTTTCGCAGATCGAGATTGGATGTAAACGGGGTGAGGAAGAAGAGATTTTTTATGTAAAGGACAATGGAGTCGGCTTTGATCCCAAAATGGTTGATGAGCTGTACAAAGGCTTTCGGAGGCTGCACGATCCGGATGATTTTGATGGTACAGGTATTGGCCTGGTAAATGTCAAACGAATCATTCAGCGACATCATGGAAAAGTATGGGCGGAAAGCAAAGAAAATGAGGGAGCTACTTTTTATTTTTCACTCCCTCATTGATGCTTCAAGGTTGCCAGATCAAGACAATCTGTCCTGTTTCCCTATCTGGCCCCAAACTCTATGTATGCTCGTAGGTCTTCCAGTTGTTGGTTGCTCATCCGTTCTAAGGGAAAATGAGGCATATAAGGTCTGTGTCCCGGTAAGGCATAGGTTCCATACCTGACTATCTGATATAGAGACATATGAGAATCCTG includes:
- a CDS encoding malectin domain-containing carbohydrate-binding protein, whose product is MFKKLTLSTTLLASLLSFNTSSLSAQLPLYVNMGSTSTCGNFDRGVDLVGDYAPGDHAFVSGNNLQVYAPASHMNQPRPDACMYGSELFAEGDSDLALNYCSLTPNEDMLLTLHFEEIYAGIQAAGVRQFDIVIQGTTVLSNFDIWAEADALNGGNGGNNIPVDKTFSVTADASGCLEVVLKDIGMNNPKINGISLEAASAFPVEFLSFNAKTNVQNGVDLFWETASELNNAGFQVQYSTDGNNYTNAAFVEGVGNSQNIESYQFSLPQMEAGSYIFRLKQIDIDGAFAYSQSVEVAVEEPGSFTLGQVYPNPATSYASVELKINQTQKISAQLLDLQGRVIDTPFEGTIRENTLLNIELDIENQPAGLYLLRIKGTKGSITQKFFKK
- a CDS encoding helix-hairpin-helix domain-containing protein, which codes for MKKQYSKSKNTCKVTFSLPAEATSGASSVTLLGDFNEWKEEAGIPLKPQKDGSYRTQVELSNGQKYEFRYLVDGYRWENDYAADKYVPSPYPGIDNCVVEIENHIPKAASKSKSKKDDLRKIEGIGPKIAGLLKEEGVSSFKDLASTSVEKLKEVLVKAGPRFKMHSPLTWPQQAQLAADGKWEELKKLQDELVGGR
- a CDS encoding glycosyltransferase family 1 protein, with product MDHVAVNTRLLLPGKLEGISRFAFELLSRVVTSHPDTQFSFLFDRPFDPAYVFGENVHPYVIPPQARHPLLWYSWFHLMVPRKLNMLKPDVFFSPEFYLTSHKEIPQVSTIHDLAYEHHPEDIGKLAARYCRHYSPKYAAAAKKIITVSAFSKQDIVNTYGTKADKIEVVYNAAGKQFKPLREEEKAKVREKFSQGKPFFHFVGTIQPRKNLENLLRAFDQFKSQHENPCQLLLVGRKGWKYEGALKAFESMRNKDAVHFTGFVSDEELNQIYAASEALAYVPYFEGFGIPLVEAMQSETAIISSNVSSLPEVAGEAALMVDPRDPAAIADALQKLWQDKVFKSQLIAKGQRQVQQFNWEQSAQKLWEVLLSASRS
- a CDS encoding enoyl-CoA hydratase codes for the protein MNESSVRYTEQGAIATLTLNRPAQYNALNMELLENLGQHLDQIAKREDIRVVILAAEGKAFCPGHDLKEMRGDRSQKYGDALFGKCSEVMLKIHKLPQAVIAQVQGVATAAGCQLVGTCDLAVAAEHARFATSGINMGLFCSTPAVALSRNVGRKKSMEMLLTGEFLTAKEAQAEGLVNRVVPADELEEATLALAQNIAAKSPASVRIGKEMFYKQLNMGLEDAYAYASERIVCNMMEDDVEEGLNAFVEKRKPEWGKKKVQ
- a CDS encoding O-acetylhomoserine aminocarboxypropyltransferase/cysteine synthase family protein is translated as MSERRKFGFETRMLHAGHIPDAVTGARAVPIYQTTSYVFDDADKAAQLFELKQYGNIYTRINNPTTAVFEERVASLENGTGALATASGMAAQFATLMTLLNPGDEVVASSHLYGGTMTQFVHTLQKLNVKVHFVDPTKMEEWEKAITPQTRMLYGETIGNPQGSILDIERISALAKQKKIPLVIDNTFASPYLCQPLEHGADIVVHSATKFIGGHGSSIGGVIVDSGKFDFSNYPSIADPTPAYHDLKFYETFGHYGFLMKARTVTLRDTGACISPFNAFMLIQGLETLSIRMDRHVQNALAIAQFLQNHKEVAWVKYAGLKDSPYHELSKKYTPKGPGAVFSFGLKAGKGDVRQKGKDFIENLNLFSHLANVGDARSLVIHPASTTHQQLSDDELKAAGISPELIRFSVGLETLEDLLWDLEQSFHAISR
- a CDS encoding CoA-binding protein, yielding MNTKLNAEERALYQNPNEIRQLLGTAHTIAMVGLSDKPERPSNFVASYLLSEGYKVIPVNPRKEEILGQKSYPDLKSIPEKVDMVDIFRAAPFCGPIVEEAIEIGAKAVWLQLGILNRDAAAAAKAAGLISIMDRCVKMEHGRYNGSLHWVGMNTEIISAKKAKRFF
- a CDS encoding ATP-binding protein, with amino-acid sequence MEDSSFNKVLQRAIESSKTGVVIADYQLPDIPLIYINPIFEEMTGYTVEECLGKNCRFLQGPDTDPEQVTIIREAIKNGKECKVRLLNYRKDGTSFWNELSLSPVFDEAGILTHYIGIQDDISKEIENEEKLKTARAAAESASKLKTEFLNIISHELRTPLTVMLGNLPLLKDPEQMPDNEEVAEIASDIEESGLHLLELINELLDISRIEEGRMKLDRQNLSVKDCLEDALHQVHHLADHKGLEIKINEQADFIFFADQMRVKQILINLLGNAIKFTDEGFIEITTDVNEQMGLISIRDTGCGIEEKFLPHVFDVFRRADGTVTRARSGSGLGLAITKKLVNIQEGRIEAESTFGQGSTFSIFFPIIS
- a CDS encoding response regulator, with the translated sequence MEKRILIIDDDKKVARMLYRRIKRMGIEPVLVNTGKEGLEKSIELEPELILLDIRMPGMDGYTVAKKLRERGYPGIIVACSASIGAKETQLTTEAGCDDFIAKPIDEHFENKILTLIS
- a CDS encoding response regulator codes for the protein MAHILFVDDNPRILEMLRRRFEKMDHQVSSANNAEIAENILKKELIDIICLDYMMPDQSGFDFIQDFHQKDRIPVIMMTAHSSMNLAIEFMKAGGADFIEKPIDVEVLHIKINRALHSFQQIRDAQDARDHSEQELRKSNQKLQKRHKELENLYEELDQFTSSVSHELRGPLRQIGMLSQLLEKKGAKCLDNNEKVMLGSIKDSAIRLTHLVNELLSFSKMSQDDMQVKEINTLEMVRTVVNEVLEAHPEQKHEVEIGELPLIEADPVLIRQVFINLIDNALKYSSKKDFSQIEIGCKRGEEEEIFYVKDNGVGFDPKMVDELYKGFRRLHDPDDFDGTGIGLVNVKRIIQRHHGKVWAESKENEGATFYFSLPH